One window from the genome of Chroogloeocystis siderophila 5.2 s.c.1 encodes:
- a CDS encoding glycosyltransferase family 4 protein, whose amino-acid sequence MLKLLFVSTSVGPLGTGLGGGVELSLYNIAQEMRRRGHQVQIVAPKGSYFESLPDIVQIPGELQIIAQSQERGDPVVIPGDSVLANMWEYARQVQAEYDLIVNFAYDWLPFYLTPFFSRPIAHFVSMGSLYDAMDRIIKQTADRFFGTIGFYTASQAQTFALNYECPCLGSGIDLSLYEFCAQPQKCLAWLGRIAPEKGLEDAVAAANMTHIPLKIMGKIQDEAYWKQVCAAYPDAPIEYLGFLSTSEMQQQLRQCQALLMTPRWVEAFGNVAIEALACGVPVISYRRGGPAEIVQDGKTGFLVEPDSVMGLVNAITRIKEIDRYTCRQQAETEFSLTALGDRFEKWFRDILVRSEG is encoded by the coding sequence TTGCTAAAACTATTATTTGTTTCTACTTCCGTTGGACCACTAGGTACTGGACTTGGTGGCGGAGTGGAATTAAGCCTATACAATATTGCTCAAGAAATGCGGCGACGCGGGCATCAGGTGCAAATTGTTGCACCGAAGGGCTCGTATTTTGAATCGTTGCCTGATATTGTACAAATTCCTGGCGAGTTACAGATTATTGCTCAAAGTCAGGAACGTGGCGATCCGGTTGTGATACCTGGGGACTCGGTATTGGCAAATATGTGGGAGTATGCGCGGCAAGTACAAGCTGAGTATGATTTAATTGTAAATTTTGCTTACGATTGGTTGCCTTTTTACCTCACACCGTTTTTTAGCCGTCCGATTGCACACTTTGTCAGTATGGGATCGCTTTATGACGCGATGGATCGCATTATCAAACAAACAGCAGATCGCTTTTTTGGGACGATTGGCTTTTACACCGCATCGCAAGCACAAACGTTTGCGCTGAATTATGAATGTCCGTGTTTAGGAAGTGGAATTGATTTATCATTGTATGAGTTTTGCGCGCAACCACAAAAGTGTTTAGCCTGGCTAGGCAGAATTGCCCCAGAAAAAGGCTTAGAAGATGCAGTAGCTGCGGCGAACATGACGCACATTCCCTTAAAGATTATGGGGAAAATACAAGATGAAGCTTATTGGAAACAAGTTTGTGCGGCTTATCCTGATGCGCCAATAGAATATTTAGGCTTTCTTTCAACATCCGAAATGCAGCAGCAACTTCGTCAATGTCAAGCGTTATTGATGACTCCGCGTTGGGTAGAAGCTTTTGGAAATGTTGCGATTGAAGCGCTAGCGTGTGGTGTTCCTGTGATATCTTATCGTCGCGGTGGTCCTGCTGAAATTGTGCAAGATGGTAAAACGGGATTTTTGGTAGAACCTGATAGTGTGATGGGGTTAGTAAATGCGATCACCCGCATCAAAGAAATTGACCGTTACACTTGTCGTCAACAAGCCGAAACAGAATTTTCTTTAACAGCATTAGGCGATCGCTTTGAAAAGTGGTTTCGAGATATCTTAGTGAGGAGTGAGGGGTAA